Proteins encoded in a region of the Isosphaeraceae bacterium EP7 genome:
- a CDS encoding multidrug efflux RND transporter permease subunit, producing the protein MFSKFFIERPIFANVIAIMTMLVGAVMMYNLPIEQYPSITPPTVMVVAAYPGADAQVLSDTVASPIEQEINGVEGMLYMNSSCASNGAYSLTVTFEVGTDLDRAQVLVQNRVAIAQPRLPQEVQRQGVTTKKQSTSIIMVVALTSPDRRYDSLFLSNYATLYVKDALSRITGVGDIMVFGGSSYGMRIWLDPEKLKARNLTTEDVLASISEQNVQVAAGQVGQSPTSEGQNFQFTVTTMGRLSEPEQFGNIIVKAVEDQPSRMRLTRIKDIARIELGAQSYDQWVEIRGKPAAGIGVFQLPGANALDVAKRIDAAMQVIKARLPEGVEYSTPFNPTAFVDEAIHEVYKTLFEAGILVLIVIMVFLQDWRAVLIPATTVPVTIIGAFAAMAAMGFSINMLTLFGLVLAIGIVVDDAIVIVENAVHHIDRGKLSPKDATIKAMGEVIGPVIGITLVLMAVFLPASFLGGITGQLYRQFSLTIAATAIISAINAVTLKPAQCAVYLRPTAEKKNWFFTWFNRIYDRCEAIYASIVTRAVRHTLPMMTLFLALVALTGWWFTKLPTGFLPTEDQGYAIMGIQLPDAASEERTRAVIAKVNKILEGTPGVRGWFMNGGNSLLDGAALPNAATYYLDLEPFEERTPHPEKSLQGILTHFMTEAQKIPEAMIFAFPPPAIMGLGTAGGFELKLEDKGGTGLAEMQQVAEEMVRDGNSQTGLTALQTSFRSGVPQIYANIDREKAKSLGIPLARLYNTLQASLGSAYVNDFNKFGRTWQVRVQADQKFRRNPEDIRRLEVRNLNGQMIPLSTVANVERSNGPQIIPRYNLYPAATVQGQAAPGFSSGQAMLLMEQMAERKLPGSMGYEWTGMSYQEKRVGGQAIYVFAFGVLMVYLVLAAQYESWTMPAAVILVVPLALLGTVAAVSYRGMDNNIYTQIGIVLIIALASKNAILIVEFARELRAQGLSIVDAAIKASRMRFRPILMTSFAFILGIYPLVNATGAGAASRRSLGTAVFGGMIAATFLAVFFVPVFYVVMQRLAEWRRPVRESAESDDANLVETELVVSH; encoded by the coding sequence ATGTTCTCGAAATTCTTCATCGAACGGCCGATCTTCGCCAACGTCATCGCCATCATGACGATGCTCGTGGGCGCGGTCATGATGTATAACCTGCCGATCGAGCAATACCCCTCGATCACGCCGCCGACGGTCATGGTCGTCGCCGCCTACCCTGGCGCCGACGCCCAGGTGCTCTCCGATACCGTGGCCTCTCCCATCGAGCAGGAGATCAACGGCGTCGAGGGCATGCTCTACATGAACTCGAGCTGCGCCTCCAACGGGGCGTACAGCCTGACGGTCACCTTCGAGGTCGGCACCGACCTGGACCGGGCCCAGGTCCTGGTGCAGAACCGGGTTGCCATCGCCCAGCCGAGGCTTCCGCAGGAAGTTCAGCGGCAGGGGGTCACGACCAAGAAGCAGTCGACCAGCATCATCATGGTCGTCGCCCTCACCTCGCCCGACCGACGGTACGACAGCCTCTTCCTCAGCAATTACGCCACGCTGTACGTCAAGGATGCGCTGAGCCGAATCACCGGGGTCGGCGACATCATGGTCTTCGGCGGCTCCAGCTATGGCATGCGTATCTGGCTCGACCCGGAGAAGCTCAAGGCCCGTAACCTCACCACCGAGGATGTTCTGGCGTCGATCTCCGAGCAGAACGTCCAGGTCGCCGCCGGCCAGGTTGGCCAGTCGCCAACGTCCGAGGGCCAGAACTTCCAGTTCACCGTGACCACCATGGGGCGGCTGAGCGAGCCGGAGCAGTTCGGCAACATCATCGTCAAGGCCGTCGAGGACCAGCCCTCCCGCATGCGGCTGACGCGCATCAAGGATATCGCACGCATCGAGCTGGGCGCCCAGTCGTACGACCAGTGGGTCGAGATCCGCGGCAAGCCGGCCGCCGGCATCGGCGTCTTCCAGCTCCCGGGAGCCAACGCCCTCGACGTGGCCAAGCGGATCGATGCGGCCATGCAGGTCATCAAGGCCAGGCTGCCCGAGGGGGTCGAGTACAGCACCCCGTTCAACCCGACCGCGTTCGTCGACGAGGCCATCCACGAGGTCTACAAGACCCTCTTCGAGGCCGGCATCCTGGTCCTCATCGTCATCATGGTCTTCCTGCAAGACTGGCGGGCGGTCCTGATCCCAGCGACCACCGTGCCGGTGACGATCATCGGCGCCTTCGCCGCGATGGCGGCGATGGGCTTCTCGATCAACATGCTCACCCTCTTCGGCCTGGTGCTGGCCATCGGCATCGTGGTCGACGACGCCATCGTCATCGTCGAGAACGCCGTCCATCACATCGACCGCGGCAAGCTGAGCCCCAAGGACGCGACGATCAAGGCGATGGGCGAGGTGATCGGGCCGGTCATCGGCATCACGCTCGTCCTGATGGCCGTGTTCCTCCCCGCCTCGTTCCTGGGCGGGATCACCGGGCAGCTCTACCGCCAGTTCTCGCTGACCATCGCCGCCACGGCCATCATCAGCGCCATCAACGCCGTGACGCTCAAGCCCGCGCAGTGCGCCGTCTACCTGCGGCCGACCGCGGAGAAGAAGAACTGGTTCTTCACCTGGTTCAACCGCATCTACGACCGATGCGAGGCCATCTACGCGTCGATCGTCACCCGCGCGGTGCGGCATACCCTGCCGATGATGACCCTGTTCCTCGCCCTGGTGGCCCTGACCGGCTGGTGGTTCACCAAGCTGCCGACCGGGTTCCTGCCGACCGAGGACCAGGGCTATGCGATCATGGGCATCCAGCTCCCCGACGCGGCCTCCGAGGAGCGCACCCGCGCCGTCATCGCCAAGGTCAACAAGATTCTCGAAGGGACCCCAGGGGTCCGCGGCTGGTTCATGAACGGCGGCAACTCGCTGCTCGACGGCGCCGCGCTGCCCAACGCGGCCACGTATTACCTCGACCTGGAGCCGTTCGAAGAGCGGACGCCGCACCCCGAGAAGAGCCTGCAGGGGATCCTCACCCACTTCATGACCGAGGCCCAGAAGATCCCCGAGGCGATGATCTTCGCCTTCCCGCCTCCGGCCATCATGGGCCTGGGGACGGCGGGCGGCTTCGAGCTGAAGCTGGAAGACAAGGGGGGCACCGGCCTGGCCGAGATGCAGCAGGTGGCCGAGGAGATGGTCCGAGACGGCAATTCCCAGACCGGCCTGACCGCCTTGCAGACCTCGTTCCGATCGGGCGTCCCGCAGATCTACGCCAACATCGACCGCGAGAAGGCCAAGAGCCTGGGCATCCCCCTGGCCCGACTCTACAACACCTTGCAGGCCTCGCTGGGGTCGGCCTATGTCAATGACTTCAACAAGTTCGGCCGCACCTGGCAGGTCCGGGTTCAGGCCGACCAGAAGTTCCGCCGTAATCCCGAGGACATTCGCCGGCTGGAGGTGCGCAACCTCAACGGCCAGATGATCCCGCTGAGCACGGTCGCCAACGTCGAGCGGTCCAACGGCCCGCAGATCATCCCCAGGTACAACCTCTACCCGGCCGCGACCGTGCAGGGGCAGGCCGCGCCGGGGTTCAGCTCGGGCCAGGCCATGTTGCTCATGGAGCAGATGGCCGAGCGCAAGCTCCCCGGCTCGATGGGCTACGAGTGGACCGGGATGTCGTACCAGGAGAAGCGCGTCGGCGGCCAGGCCATCTATGTCTTCGCCTTTGGCGTCCTGATGGTCTACCTGGTGCTCGCCGCCCAGTACGAGAGCTGGACGATGCCGGCCGCGGTGATCCTGGTCGTCCCTTTGGCCCTGCTGGGGACCGTGGCCGCGGTGTCGTATCGCGGGATGGATAATAATATCTATACGCAGATCGGTATCGTGCTCATCATCGCGCTGGCGAGCAAGAACGCGATCCTGATCGTCGAGTTCGCCCGCGAGCTGAGGGCCCAGGGCCTCTCGATCGTCGACGCGGCGATCAAGGCCTCCCGGATGCGGTTCAGGCCGATCCTGATGACCTCGTTCGCGTTCATCCTGGGGATCTACCCCCTGGTCAACGCCACCGGGGCCGGTGCCGCCAGCCGCCGCTCGCTGGGCACGGCCGTCTTCGGCGGGATGATCGCGGCGACCTTCCTGGCCGTCTTCTTCGTCCCCGTCTTCTACGTCGTGATGCAGCGCCTGGCCGAGTGGCGCCGGCCGGTCAGGGAGTCGGCGGAATCCGACGACGCCAACCTGGTCGAGACCGAGCTTGTCGTCTCCCACTGA
- a CDS encoding efflux RND transporter periplasmic adaptor subunit has product MGPTMLDPDLTTARPYGRPLTKVAAMFAPMLAVSLLAAGCGQGNVYHEPPPPEVIVAKPVLRGVTSYLEYTGTAQPTSKVELRARVKGFLKERLFQDGADVKAGEVLFVIDEEPFKVGLEQAKAKLAEAEAGLAKAERSKGREIAKAQHELDNSQLSLSKLEEARTRALVARNSASREDLDRAEATRKKSEAQMDADLAAIEQSTADYEINILSARSSLEGARAAVRNAELDLSYCRISSPIDGRINNRDFDVGNYVGEGTATTLATVVKIDPVYAYVSVSEDDMLRVQDMIRAGKQRDYREATLTMELGLGNEDGYPHKGKVDYIDPMVDTGTGTRRTRGLFTNTEGIITPGQFVRVRMPFESRQNALMVPERALGSDQQGAYLLAVGKEDKVERRQVKLGIEDGGLREVTGKIGADDRIVVDGLLRARPGLKVSPKLDQEAAAAVARHEDAGDAPAARPN; this is encoded by the coding sequence ATGGGCCCAACGATGCTCGATCCCGACCTGACGACGGCCCGGCCGTACGGGCGTCCCCTGACGAAAGTCGCGGCGATGTTCGCCCCGATGCTCGCGGTCTCGCTGCTCGCGGCCGGCTGCGGCCAGGGGAATGTCTACCACGAGCCGCCGCCGCCCGAGGTGATCGTGGCCAAGCCGGTCCTGCGCGGGGTGACCAGCTACCTGGAATACACCGGCACCGCCCAGCCGACCTCGAAGGTCGAGTTGCGGGCGAGGGTGAAGGGGTTCCTCAAGGAACGCCTGTTCCAGGACGGGGCCGACGTCAAGGCGGGCGAGGTGCTGTTCGTCATCGACGAGGAGCCGTTCAAGGTCGGCCTGGAGCAGGCCAAGGCCAAGCTCGCCGAGGCCGAGGCGGGGTTGGCCAAGGCCGAGCGATCCAAGGGGCGTGAGATCGCCAAGGCGCAGCACGAGCTGGACAACTCGCAGCTCTCGCTCTCCAAGCTGGAGGAGGCACGCACCAGGGCCCTCGTCGCGCGCAACTCCGCCTCTCGCGAGGACCTCGACCGCGCCGAGGCCACCCGCAAGAAGAGCGAGGCCCAGATGGATGCCGACCTCGCCGCCATCGAGCAGTCGACCGCCGACTACGAGATCAACATCCTCTCGGCCAGGTCGAGCCTGGAAGGGGCCAGGGCGGCCGTTCGCAATGCGGAGCTCGACCTGAGCTACTGCCGGATCTCGTCGCCCATCGACGGCCGGATCAATAACCGAGACTTCGACGTGGGCAACTACGTCGGCGAGGGGACGGCCACGACCCTGGCCACGGTCGTCAAGATCGACCCGGTCTACGCCTACGTCAGCGTCAGCGAGGACGACATGCTCCGCGTCCAGGACATGATCCGCGCGGGCAAGCAGCGCGACTATCGCGAGGCGACCCTGACCATGGAGCTTGGCCTGGGCAATGAGGATGGCTATCCGCACAAAGGCAAGGTCGATTACATCGACCCCATGGTCGACACCGGCACCGGAACCAGGCGCACCCGAGGCCTCTTCACCAACACCGAGGGCATCATCACGCCGGGCCAGTTCGTCCGCGTCCGGATGCCGTTCGAGAGCCGCCAGAATGCCCTGATGGTGCCCGAGCGTGCCCTGGGTTCCGACCAGCAAGGGGCCTATCTCCTGGCCGTGGGCAAGGAAGACAAGGTCGAGAGGCGGCAGGTGAAGCTCGGGATCGAGGATGGCGGCCTCCGCGAGGTCACCGGCAAGATCGGCGCCGACGACCGGATCGTGGTCGACGGCCTGCTGCGAGCCAGGCCCGGCCTGAAGGTCAGCCCGAAGCTCGACCAGGAGGCCGCGGCCGCCGTGGCCAGGCACGAAGACGCGGGCGATGCGCCCGCTGCCCGTCCCAACTGA
- a CDS encoding TetR/AcrR family transcriptional regulator, which produces MIDGEGPPAGESQVRVRNATATKAAVLASAERLFAERGFAGTSMRDLAAASGVSQPLIQHHFGGKDALYAAVLRHSMEDFVERTRDEATRTDLPISVAEDLTRLFAFLCAHASVMRIIGWARLEGKHDLVSGCEGIRLAMIGRIVRGQELGLVRTDIDAPSLAVMLEGLLIYWFENKALNRVLFDHEPDDEAFLRKAILLLERGIAPATPGA; this is translated from the coding sequence ATGATTGATGGGGAGGGGCCTCCCGCCGGCGAGTCGCAAGTCCGGGTCAGGAATGCAACCGCGACGAAGGCGGCCGTGCTGGCCTCGGCCGAGCGGCTGTTCGCCGAGCGAGGGTTCGCCGGCACCTCGATGCGCGACCTGGCGGCGGCTTCGGGGGTCTCGCAGCCCTTGATCCAGCACCACTTCGGCGGCAAGGACGCCTTGTACGCGGCGGTCTTGCGGCATTCCATGGAAGACTTCGTCGAACGCACCCGCGACGAGGCGACGCGCACCGACCTGCCGATCAGCGTCGCCGAGGACTTGACCAGGCTCTTCGCGTTCCTGTGCGCGCACGCATCGGTGATGAGGATCATCGGCTGGGCGCGGCTGGAGGGGAAGCATGACCTGGTCTCGGGGTGCGAGGGGATACGGCTGGCGATGATCGGGAGGATCGTACGCGGGCAGGAGCTCGGCCTCGTCAGGACGGACATCGACGCCCCCTCGCTGGCCGTGATGCTTGAAGGATTGCTGATCTACTGGTTCGAGAATAAGGCACTGAATCGGGTCCTTTTCGACCACGAACCGGACGACGAGGCATTCCTGCGTAAGGCGATCCTCCTCCTGGAGCGCGGGATCGCGCCGGCGACGCCCGGGGCCTGA
- a CDS encoding alkaline phosphatase family protein, translated as MHRRLALAALALALVMPSTARAEDRHVVVITLDGFPATLLDDPHVSLPNLRKLRAEGASSRQGMRVVNPSVTWPNHTSLMTGVYPDRHGVLFNGVATRGEPGSPTLVDPARSQQDLVKIPLLFDVLKDAGMDSAALFWPCTRGSKSIADNMPDVPKDLDFTTPRLKQELADKGLLVNYEKGGGVVRDEVWTEAACQILRARKPRLLALHLLNLDGTHHRHGPDSAPGYTAASLLDRLVGQVVGALEEAGIRKQTTLFVLSDHGFIAVTKNIRPNIALRDAGLLVADEAKIKSAKAHVISEGGIGMVYLTDPSTAAQDRDAVTSLFRDAEGIAAVLQPADYPEYHFPQPAENRSMADLVLVAKDGYGFSATAKGAGLIEANATPTGSHGYVSTEPKMNALFLVNGAGVKAGALVDRVNTVDIAPTAAHLLGVSLGRPDGRVLSELFEAGN; from the coding sequence ATGCATCGACGCCTCGCCCTGGCCGCCCTCGCCCTGGCCCTCGTCATGCCGTCCACGGCACGGGCCGAAGACCGCCATGTCGTCGTGATCACCCTCGACGGCTTCCCGGCGACCTTGCTGGACGACCCCCACGTCTCGCTGCCCAACCTGCGCAAGCTGCGTGCCGAGGGGGCCTCATCCAGGCAAGGGATGCGGGTCGTCAACCCGTCGGTGACCTGGCCCAATCACACCTCACTGATGACCGGCGTCTACCCCGACCGCCACGGCGTCCTCTTCAACGGCGTGGCCACCCGCGGCGAGCCCGGCAGCCCGACCCTCGTCGACCCCGCGCGGAGCCAGCAAGACCTGGTCAAGATCCCGCTCCTCTTCGACGTCCTGAAGGACGCGGGCATGGATTCTGCCGCCCTGTTCTGGCCCTGCACCCGGGGCTCGAAGAGCATCGCCGACAACATGCCCGACGTCCCCAAGGACCTCGACTTCACCACCCCCAGGCTCAAGCAGGAGCTTGCCGACAAGGGTCTTCTGGTCAACTACGAGAAGGGGGGCGGGGTCGTCCGCGACGAGGTCTGGACCGAGGCCGCCTGCCAGATCCTCCGCGCCCGCAAGCCCAGGCTGCTGGCGCTGCACCTCTTGAACCTGGACGGCACCCACCACCGCCACGGGCCCGACTCCGCCCCGGGCTACACCGCCGCATCGCTGCTGGACCGCCTCGTCGGGCAGGTCGTCGGGGCCCTTGAGGAGGCCGGGATCCGCAAGCAGACGACCCTCTTCGTCCTCTCCGACCACGGCTTCATCGCCGTCACCAAGAACATCCGCCCCAACATCGCCCTGCGGGATGCCGGCCTGCTGGTCGCGGACGAGGCCAAGATCAAGTCGGCCAAGGCCCATGTCATTTCCGAGGGCGGGATCGGCATGGTCTACCTGACCGACCCCTCCACGGCGGCCCAGGATCGCGACGCCGTCACGTCCCTCTTCCGGGATGCCGAGGGGATCGCCGCGGTGCTCCAGCCCGCCGACTATCCCGAATATCACTTCCCCCAGCCTGCCGAGAACCGGTCGATGGCCGACCTCGTGCTGGTGGCCAAGGACGGCTACGGCTTCTCCGCCACGGCCAAGGGCGCCGGGCTCATCGAGGCCAATGCCACGCCCACCGGCTCCCACGGCTACGTCTCGACCGAGCCGAAGATGAACGCCCTGTTCCTGGTCAACGGCGCCGGGGTCAAGGCCGGGGCACTCGTCGACCGGGTGAACACCGTCGACATCGCCCCCACCGCCGCGCACCTGCTGGGCGTCTCGCTCGGACGCCCCGACGGCCGGGTCCTCTCCGAGCTGTTCGAGGCCGGGAATTGA
- a CDS encoding ATP-binding protein — MSLTTRLSVFFLAALAAVLIGFSGAIYSLGASYLTRQLDDRLEQALDTLEAAVDVETEGLEWEPEDRRLLLGLEPDVEDVRWAIQLANGRILDQSVNSFKSSFAPPDPNSSVLPPREGDATVVGTLPGWRLARRHLRLPELLKLGRGHQDDDQDDPVFSTMILTVGLSPAPAEASLRNLAMAVICVSTALWLACAVAGRRFIRRALAPLTKMAASARSMELADASHHLPTPGTGDELEDLGRAFNGLLDRVHESFDRQGRFTGDASHQLRTPIAGLLSLIEVVRRRPRPADEYEQTLDQVHREASRLRQIVESLLFLARTEAEAVHPNSEVIDLATWLPEQLRRWHDHDRGDDLRVEVSDAPARVNAHPPLFSQMVDNLVDNAFKYSETGTSVRVACWPEADATMLVVEDHGCGLSAEEAEAVFDPFYRSPRARMVGRPGVGLGLSVVRRIAAAGGGTVRVESRPDAGARFILRFPKPADVPSPPTRPKPVSQAAWADA, encoded by the coding sequence ATGAGCCTGACCACTCGGCTGTCGGTCTTCTTCCTCGCGGCCCTGGCGGCGGTGCTCATCGGCTTCTCGGGCGCCATCTACTCCCTGGGGGCGTCATACCTGACCCGCCAGCTCGACGACCGGCTGGAGCAGGCGCTCGACACCCTGGAGGCGGCGGTGGACGTCGAGACCGAGGGCCTGGAGTGGGAGCCCGAGGACCGGCGGCTCTTGCTGGGCCTGGAGCCCGACGTCGAGGACGTGCGCTGGGCGATCCAGCTTGCGAACGGGCGGATCCTCGACCAATCGGTGAACTCGTTCAAAAGCAGCTTCGCCCCGCCCGATCCGAACTCGTCGGTGCTGCCGCCCCGGGAGGGGGACGCGACGGTGGTCGGCACCTTGCCGGGCTGGAGGCTGGCCCGCCGCCACCTGCGGCTTCCCGAGCTGCTGAAGCTGGGCCGCGGGCATCAGGACGACGACCAGGATGACCCCGTCTTCTCGACCATGATCCTCACCGTCGGCCTCTCGCCGGCGCCCGCCGAGGCCAGCCTGCGGAACCTGGCGATGGCGGTGATTTGCGTGTCGACAGCCCTCTGGCTGGCCTGCGCCGTCGCCGGCCGCCGCTTCATCCGAAGAGCGCTTGCACCGCTGACGAAGATGGCCGCCTCGGCGCGGAGCATGGAGCTTGCCGACGCCTCGCACCACCTGCCCACCCCCGGCACGGGCGACGAGCTGGAAGACCTGGGCCGCGCCTTCAACGGCCTGCTGGACCGGGTCCATGAATCGTTCGACCGACAGGGGCGATTCACCGGCGACGCCTCTCACCAGCTACGGACCCCGATTGCCGGCCTGCTCAGCCTGATCGAGGTGGTCCGTCGCCGCCCGAGGCCGGCCGACGAGTACGAGCAGACCCTCGACCAGGTCCACCGAGAGGCCAGCCGGCTGCGGCAGATCGTCGAGTCGCTCCTCTTCCTGGCCCGCACCGAGGCGGAGGCCGTGCACCCCAACTCCGAGGTGATCGACCTGGCCACCTGGCTCCCCGAGCAGCTCCGCCGCTGGCACGACCACGACCGCGGCGACGACCTCCGCGTCGAGGTTTCCGACGCCCCGGCGAGGGTCAACGCCCACCCCCCTTTGTTCTCGCAGATGGTAGACAACCTTGTGGACAACGCCTTCAAATACAGCGAAACCGGGACGTCGGTCCGTGTCGCTTGCTGGCCCGAGGCCGATGCCACCATGCTGGTGGTGGAGGACCACGGCTGCGGGCTCTCGGCCGAGGAGGCTGAGGCGGTCTTCGACCCCTTCTATCGCTCGCCCAGGGCCCGGATGGTCGGCCGGCCCGGCGTCGGGCTGGGGCTGTCGGTGGTCAGGCGGATCGCCGCGGCCGGGGGCGGGACGGTCCGGGTCGAGAGTCGTCCCGACGCGGGCGCCCGCTTCATACTCCGCTTCCCCAAACCGGCCGACGTCCCGAGCCCACCGACCCGGCCGAAGCCCGTCTCGCAGGCCGCCTGGGCCGACGCATGA
- a CDS encoding response regulator transcription factor, whose product MGIRILLVEDDELIASSLVRGLREEGFVVEHAADGDAAWAALAGGGWDLVVLDWWLPGQDGLTVLKRFRQRDRETPVLFLTARDAVSDRVRGLDGGADDYLSKPFAFEELLARCRALMRRSEGRSGTTLDFSDISLDLASQRVLRAGRAVDLTAKEYALLVFLMRNSGQVLSRTRIYEHVWDERHDGISNSLEVHVFELRRKLEAHGPRLIHTLRGRGYVLGEGPAAAAKETS is encoded by the coding sequence ATGGGGATCCGCATCCTGCTGGTCGAGGACGATGAGCTGATCGCGTCATCCCTGGTGCGGGGGCTGCGTGAAGAGGGCTTCGTCGTCGAGCACGCCGCCGACGGCGACGCGGCCTGGGCGGCCCTGGCGGGCGGGGGCTGGGACCTCGTCGTGCTGGACTGGTGGCTGCCGGGGCAGGACGGCCTGACGGTCCTGAAGCGGTTCCGCCAGCGCGACCGCGAGACGCCCGTCCTGTTCCTCACCGCGCGGGATGCCGTCTCCGACCGGGTCCGGGGGCTCGATGGCGGGGCGGACGACTATCTGAGCAAGCCCTTCGCCTTCGAGGAGCTGCTGGCACGCTGCCGCGCGCTGATGCGTCGGAGCGAGGGTCGATCGGGCACTACGCTCGACTTCTCGGACATCAGCCTCGACCTGGCCAGCCAGCGCGTCCTTCGTGCGGGCCGCGCGGTCGACCTGACCGCCAAGGAGTACGCCCTGCTGGTCTTCCTGATGCGAAATTCGGGCCAGGTGCTCTCCAGGACGAGGATTTATGAGCATGTCTGGGACGAGCGTCACGACGGGATCTCCAACAGCCTTGAGGTCCACGTCTTCGAGCTGCGGCGGAAGCTCGAGGCGCACGGCCCTCGGCTGATCCACACCCTGAGGGGCCGGGGCTACGTGCTGGGCGAGGGGCCCGCCGCGGCGGCGAAGGAGACGTCATGA